Proteins encoded together in one Anopheles darlingi chromosome 3, idAnoDarlMG_H_01, whole genome shotgun sequence window:
- the LOC125957775 gene encoding TCF3 fusion partner homolog gives MREMTNGKMSKATGANTNTEKQTDTSPADMNEAYRRGCKLLHEKCKAIQRSNERLVFRLHKVRKMTKTRMRDVELLKARLDSHHDDWRTAPDPTDIKEEGEE, from the exons ATGAGGGAAATGACTAACGGTAAAATGAGCAAGGCGACCGGGGCAAATACCAACACCGAAAAGCAAACCGACACCTCCCCGGCCGACATGAACGAAGCGTACCGGCGTGGCTGCAAACTGCTGCACGAAAAATGCAAAGCCATACAGCGCAGCAACGAGCGGCTAGTGTTTAG GTTACACAAGGTTCGTAAAATGACCAAAACTCGTATGCGGGATGTTGAACTGCTGAAGGCCCGGTTAGATTCCCATCACGACGACTGGAGGACGGCACCCGATCCGACCGATATtaaggaggaaggagaagagtgA